TTATTGGTGCTGCGCCGTACAGCATGGTAGAAAATACATCCTCAAATAAATACGGAGGCAACTCTGCAGGATAGGTCGGAAGAGTGACAAGTCGTATTCCTTGCGAGACTTGTACTTCTTCTGCCTGTTCTAGCTCTGCAGAAAAGCCACCTACTATTCCTATTCCTCTGAGAAATATGATTCTTTGAAAAAACCCTTTCGTCTCTCTGGGGCATTTATCAAGAACTGATATTGCTTTTTCAATCCCACTGGCGATAGCAATTTCTAAAAATTTTTCCAAGAGACTTTCTATAGGGGACCCCATTGGTCTTCCACCGCTATATATGCCATAAATAGCCGATTGTATAGTTGGTTTGGCAAACATAGGAATAGGGACGGTTTTACGTTCGCGTATGTACTCAGTTAGTTCCACTTTTATACAATTGAGGAGTTTTGATTTTATTTCGCTATCACGTATTTCTGGATAATAATGTAGCATAGTAGTTGTCAAATCAGGTCTATATGATTTCCGCTGAGCCTGTATAGACTCCCTATATTCCTCAATGAGCATAGGGTTTCTTTTTCTATATTCCTCATATTCCTCAATGGACATAGACCTGTTTTGTGGGACAAATGTAATTGCTGAAAGCCTCAGGATAATTTCTATATTCTTCATTGCTTCACTTAGCAACTGCCTAAGTTCTTCTTTTTTTTCTTCAGTCATTTTTTTCTTCCTCTTCATTTTCACTTTAAACAGAAAATGTATTATCCTTTTAAAAAGGCCAGGGACGAATGGCTCCATGCCACGTGATTGTCGGGCTGTAGTCTGCACAATCCTATATCCCTGGTTTTTTTATTTACCATAAAACGCCCTATTCAACGCCTTATCTGCCTCACCCACCGCAAAATCCGCATCTTCTATTTCGGAGAGGTTGACATAGAGTTGATTTTTATCCAGCAATTCTGCTAATAGGTGTTTTTGTGCCTCAAGGTCGTCAATAGCGTTGAAATCGTCTATCGCCTCTTGCGGCGTTTCGGCATTGACATACCAGTTTAGGAAGGAGTTTTCGGCGATGTCTCTCCAGAGTGCAACAAGTTCTTCAGAGGATTGCGCGGCTTGGATTTTGTCCATATAGGTTTGGTTATATTGCATTAGTTCGCAATAGATGAAATTACCACTGTCCTGCTTTCTCATTACTTTTTCCACACGTGGAATGGTGACACTTTCAACATAATCCATCTGCTCAACTAAAATAAATTTGCGATTTCCATTGTCTTGCTTGTTCAATTCTAAAACGGCATGTGCGGTAGTTCCTGAACCGGCGTGAAAGTCGAGAATAATGGCATCTTTATCTTTTTTAAAAAAAGTAGCACCGAGTATGATTTCTTTTAGCAATGCAGTTGGCTTTGGAAAAGCAAAAATATCTTCACCCATAAGATCTTTCAGTTCATTCTTACCATCTGCATTAAGGTGTTTTAAAACAGAATAAAACTTTGAACCATCTTCGTCTAATGCTCTATATCTCCCGACAATTGTTTTATTTTTTCCCTTATTCAAAAGGATGTACTGACCGTCTTCTATGCCTTTGTCAATTTCATCTTTTTTATCTTTCCCTTTAATCCTCTCAATATCTTCATAGTAACAAGTTCCATACTTTCCAAACTCTATTCTCAACCAATCTTCTTCAATCCAATATTTCTTGCCATCTTTTTCAACGATCTTGCCTCTGATATCTTTAGGCTTTCTCAAGGGTTCAAATTTTTCGATGTTTTTTGCATAAGTCAATAAGTAGTCATGCCCTTTTACCACTTGTTTAGCAAGTCCACCGCCTTCTGCCCGAATGACTACAAAATTGGTGACGAAATTTTTATTTCCAAAAATTTCGTCCATTAAAACTTTCAAATATGCATGTTCATTGTCATCACAACTGGCAAAGAACACGCCATCGTCTGTTAATAGTTCCTTTGCTGCTTCCAACCGGTTTCTCATAAATGTTAGCCAACTGGAACGGTTAAAAGTATCATTGTAGCCAAAACTATCACTTCCGGTGTTATATGGTGGATCGATGTATATCAGTTTGACCCGTCCGCGGAATTGTTGTTTGAGAGTGTGGAGTGCGATGAGGTTGTTACCTTTGATGATAAGGTTCTCGCGTATCGTGCCATTTTCGTCCCGTTGGATGTCTGTTACGTCTTGTTCACCTGCGGTGGTGTGCCGTTTCCAGTTAGTAGTCACTTTTGGATCGAACATCTGATTAATTTCGTCTTGTGCAAGGATTTCGTTGAAGAAAATCTCTTTGCGCTTTTCCTCTTCCTTTGTTTGTCCCCCTTCAAGGACGCAATCTTTGTAGGGCCAAACGAGTGATACCTCGCCGCGTTCGCGTAAGAATTTTCCGTCAATATCCAAGCCGATTTTGTTGCGGAATTGGGTGTAGGAATTGGCAAGGAAGTTCTTTTGGTTGATGTAGTCAATAAAGGTATTGTGGTTGAAGACCCAATGTCCGTCAATTTCGTCAAAGAAGGTTGATTTTATCGCTGGATCGGAAAGCAGTAACCTGATGAGGTTAGGGTCGAGTTTCCATGCGTAGTCTTTGACTGCAGCGGGGAGGAGTTCGCCTGATTCGTCAACAAAATCGGGATTTTTTTTCAGAAGTGCGATCAGTTTTTCGTTGAAGTTTTGTTTTGGCATAGGGCAATTACTTCCGTATTTTCAATAAGGGTATTGCATGCTTATATTGTATCATTAATTTCTGAGAAAAGCAACGAGGATTAAAAATCGGAGGCAATGGCTGGCGTTCTTGAAATTCGGTTGATATTGGTTCGCTATATGTGTTATCCTTAACTTCAAGTAACCCCGATTGTGAAGGAGGAATAGTGATGCAAGGACTGAGTTTTGGATCTGCTAATGCTTCTTATGTCCCCAATTTTATTTATGGTAACACAAATGATCAAGCGGAAGCATATAACAATCGCGGCATTACTTACTGCCAAGATGGTGAATATGACCAAGCAGTAGATGCCTTTAGCAAAGCAGTGAAACTGGATCCAAATTATGCGGAAGTATACAACAATCGCGGTATTGCTTATTACCACAAAGGTAACTTTGATCTTGCTATTCAAGAGTTCAATCAGGCTATACGGCAGAAACCAAGCCTTTCCGAGGTATATAGCAATCGTGGCGTTGTTTATCTCACCAAAGGCGAGCTCGACCGGGCTATCAAAGACTATAACATGGCAATCGGACTCAAGCCTGATTATGCTATGGCATATAACAATCGTGGTGGAACTTACGTTATTCTTGGTGAGTTCGACAGAGCCATCGCGGACTTGGATGAGGCGATAAGACTGAGATCAGATTTTGCTGACGCATACTGCAATCGCGGTAATGTTTACACCAAAACAAGCGATTTTGACAGAGCCATCGCGGACTTGGATGAGGCAATAAGGCTGAGACCAGTTTATGCTGACGCATACTGCAATCGCGGTAATGTTTACATCAGGAAAGGTGAGATCGACGAAGCTATTAAGAACTATGACATATCTATAGAACTCAACCCTGATTACACCCAAGCCTATAGCAATCGTGGTGGTGTCTATGTTATGCTTGGTGAGTTTGATAGAGCCATCGCGGACTTGAACGAAGCTATAAGACTTGACCCGGATTATGCTGGGGCATATAACAACCGTGGCAATGCTTACNNNNNNNNNNTATAAGACTTGACCCGGATTATGCTGGGGCATATAACAACCGTGGCAATGCTTACATCAGCAAAGGTGAGTTTGATAGAGCCATCGCGGACTTGAACGAAGCTATAAGACTTGACCCGGATTATGCTGGGGCATATAACAACCGTGGCAATGCTTACTTCCAAAAAGGCGAATTTGATGATGCTGTTCAAGACTATAGTAAAGCAATAGAACTGATACCCGATTACACCGAGGCCTATAGCAATCGCGGGAATGCTTATAACGGTAAAGGTAAGATTGGTCTGGCTATCAAAGACTATGATACTGCAATACAACTTAAGCCTGATTATGCCGAGGCATATTGCGGTCGCGGCAATGCTTACACGGACAAAAATCAACTTGATGCTGCGATTAAAGACCTGAACAAAGCGATAGAGTTAAATCCAGAACTTGCGGCGGCATATAACAACCGAGGCAATGTTTACGCTCAAAATGATGAATATGACCTCGCTATTCAGGATTATGACAAAGCGATAAAACTTAATCCGACACTTGCCATAGCGTATAATCATAGGGGTATTACTCATCATCAGAAAGGGAATTCTGCTGAGGCGATAAAGGATTTGGACACAGCGATAGAACTAAACCCGAATGACGGTGAAGTTCATTTTAATCTCGGAAATATTTATCAAGACAACGGCGATAGCGATCTCGCTATTGCGGCCTATACCACCGCGATTAAACTCAAATTTGACCGTGCTGGTACCTATTACAGCCGAGGGAACGCGCATCGCAGCAAAGGTGATTATAGGCGTGCTATTGAAGATTATATAACAGAGACACAATTGAACCCAAGCTTCACTGATGCTTACGTTAATCTTGGGGTTGCGTATCGTGCCGTCAAGCAACTTGATCTCGCTATTGAAAGTTATGCTGTGATGATAGCCCTGGATCCAAACAGCCCTCTAACTTATGAAGCCTATAATAATCGCGGTTTGGTTTATCTTGACAAAAGGGATTTTAACCTTGCTATCCAAGATTTTGAAATGGCGATAAAACTTCAGCCAGAAGCCGTTCCTGGCTACGTCAATCGAGCGGCTGTCTATCTCTCGAGAAACAGGTGGTACCTAGCTATTGAAGATTATACTAAGGTGATAGAACTAAATCCTGAACTTGTAATGGCTTATTATGGTCGAGGAACAGCGTGGTTAAGCCTAAGAGAATGGGAAAAAGCCAAAACTGACCTAATGACTGCCAAAGATAAAGGATTAGATATTACTGCTGCGTTTCACAATATCTACAGAGGCGTTGCAGCCTTTGAACAGAAGCACGGTGTGCAGTTACCAGAAGATATAGTCATTCTACTGAGCTCTGAAGTAAAACCTAATAAGGCAACTATCTATAATGCTCGCGGTGTTGCTTATGTCGCAAATGGTGAGTTTGATAAAGCAATAGGAGCGTTTACCAAGGCGATAGAACTGAATTCAAAGGATGCTGGTGTATACTATAATCGCGGTCTCATTTACTGCAATCAAAGGAAATTTCGCGAGGCAATTACTGATTTTAATATGGCAATAAACCTCAAATTTGACGGTCCACTTGTTTACTTTTTCCGCGGTATTGCTCACCGCGGCTTATTGGTTTTTGATAAAGCGATTCAAGACTTCAACACAGCGATAAGTCTTGAACCTGATTATATAGATGCCTACTACAAGCGTGGGGAAACCTACTACAATCAGAATCAGTTTGACTTTGCTATTGAAAACTATAACAGAGTCATAGAATTAAATCCCGAATTTGCATCGGCTTATTTCAATCGTGGTTTAGCTCATCATGGCAAAAATGACCTTGAGCGTGCGATCACAGACTATAATAAAGCCATAGAACTAAATCCCAAACATGCTGGTGCCTATTACAGTCGAGGGAATGCTTACAACCATATAGGCAACTTTGACCTTGCTATTGAAGACTATACCAAGGCAGTACAACTTACGCCTGATGATGCTTTCATTTATAACAATCGAGGGGTAGCTTATTTGAAAAAAGGCGAAGTTAAGAGAGCTATTGAAGACTATACCAAAGCGATAGCACTAAAACCTGATGATGCTGGTGTCTACTACTATCGCGGAGAAGCGAGGCTACACCTGCAAGAGTGGGAGAAGGCAAAAGAAGATTTAATGACTGCCAAGAATATGGGGGTAGATATCGTCGCAACATTTCGGAACGATTATAGAAATGTTGCCGCCTTTGAGCAGAAACATCAGGTTAAATTGCCAAAAGACATCATTGCCCTCGTCCGTCAAGGTTTTAGGCACCGCTACCCCATGGTGGAGAAAACTTTAACCCCGGATGGAAGGAACTTTGAGTCGCCGGAGGTATTGGATCTGCTGCAGCTGTTCCGGGACGCTGGTCCCCCCTTGGGTGAGTATCTCAAGGTGTCCCCCTCTTTCGGTATTGAAACAGTACCCACTGAAGTGTTTGTGGTAGATGGCAAGACGCGGGATAAACTCATTGCCGAACACCCCGCATCGGTTAATATTTTGAAACCGTTTTTACAGGGATCAGATATCAAACGCTGGCAGGCAGAGCCACAGGATCAGTGGTTAATCTTTACCTACCGCGGTATAGAGATTAACGATTATCCTGCAATCCAGAGATACTTGGGAAAATACAAAGAACTACTGAGCAAAAGAGGAAACGAACAGGAATGGTATGAACTCCAAGCATCTGTTGAGGAGGCGGAGCATTTCGCGCAACCGAAACTGGTCTGTCCAAATCTCTATAATGAGCAAACTTTCGCCGTTGAGGCTGAAGGTCTTTACTGTGGATATACCTGTTACGTTATTCCGACCGACGAGAAGTGGCTATGCGGTTTACTCAATACACTCCCTGTGGAGTGGTTCTATTCGCAAGTATCCAAACAATTAGATGGTGGTAAACTTGAGGCACGCAGTGATTATATCAAGCAGATTCCTGTACCTGATATCGATGCAACACAGATAGATTTGGTTCGCAAACTCGTCGATTATCTTATCTATCTTAAGAAACAACCGACAATAAACAGTAAAGATTTGGCGGACTCCCGCGACTTCGCTGTGCTTAGATATTTTGAGTGGATCATCAACGGATTAGTTTATGAGTTTTATATGCCAGATCTGCTCCAGAATGCTGACAGAGATATTTTTACACATCTAATAGCAGAACAGTTGCCTGAGATAGATGAGATTCAAGGAGATAAAATGTCTGTGTTTCGTTCTCTCTATGAGCATTTATATGATAGAGAACACCCGGTTCGAGTAAACCTATTTTTTCAGGATAGTTTAAGACCTATCCGTATCATTGAGGGTAAGTGGTGAAAATTACTAAAATTGAAATCAAAAACTTCAAAGCTTTCCGAGGACCAGATATAATTAATCTTAACGAGAATAGGCAGAAAGGCCAGAACCTTTTACTTTATGGCGAAAACGGAAGCGGGAAAACATCTCTGTATAAGGCATTAGAATTATTCCTTGAATCCAGTGAGAATGATTCTATAGAATTTATAGATCATAAAAACTTTTCTGCGATAGATGATGGTAATGATGGCTACGTAAGACTGCACTTTACACCCGCCCCAAATTTACAGAAAACAACCTATAAATGGTCGGATTCAAAAGATGCTTTAGATGATACGAAAGTTCAACCGATAAGGGAGGCATCAAAAGCAAAAGGGTTTCTTGACTATAAGGCACTTCTGGACACGCATTATCTTCATTATAAAGATGATACTGTAGATGTGTTTGATTTGATGATTAGTACACTCTTGAAAAACGTTATTAACGACATAAGTGTCCCGTCGCGTAGTTTTGCGGAGGAATGGCAGGACCTGTCGGAATTGCTTTTTCCAGAACAAGGAGAAGAAGAAGTTGAAATTCCACAACAACAATTTGCAGATTTCAACACAGGTATTGAAAATATATTAACCAGACTGAAAGCGGATGCAAATAAAATACTTCCTAAGTTTGGATACGAAAACACAGTTGTTGAACTTGACCTTGAATATCACGAACCGAAACTCAACAATGATACTAACAAGTATGAGTCTCCGCAGATCCTCCTAACGGTAAGTTTCCTTGGTAGTATTCGCCCTAAGCATCATCAATTTTTGAATGAGGCAAAACTATCGGCAATTGCCCTTTCCATTTTTTTTGCCGGACTTCAACTTCAACCACCCAGCGACCTGAAGATTCTTGTTATAGATGACGCGCTCATTGGCTTGGATATTTCACATCGCTTGCCTCTGCTTGATATTCTGGATGAAAGAGATTTTGCAAAATACCAGATTATCTTGATGACTTATGACCGAACATTTTATGAGATAGTCAAAAAGCGTAAATCTGGAGATACAAAATGGAAAGCTGCCGAACTCCGTTGTGGCAAGGTTGATGGATATGATATACCAGTCTATGTAGAAGATAAAACATACCTTGAAAGAGCGAGGGAATATCTTGATGTCAATGATTACAAGGCTTGTGCTGTTTACGTTCGTACTGCTTATGAAGCAACAATTAAAGGGTATTGTGAGAAAAACAACATTGAGGTCAAATACCGAGAGAATATAAATGAATTGAACAGCAATGATTTTTGGACCCTCATAAGAGATAGGAAAGTACCGGATTCAAAAGGAAATAATAAAACAAAACGCCTGATAAAACTTGCTCTTGTTAAAAAGATAGAATTGGCTAGAAAATTTACTCTAAATCCGCTAAGCCATGCTAACATTGTGAATATTCCCAGAAAAGAACTTGAAGATGCGATTGAAGCAGCCGAATGGCTTGAGGATGCGTTAGCATAAGACTAAGCGACGCTAGGGTTGTTCACGATCATTAAGAACACCCAAAAACTTGAAGCAAGGTCAGAGCACATCAGGTGCTTCTAAAGTGGAGGAAGCCTAAGTAGTCAATGATAAATCCCTATATGAAAGAGGAAGTTAGATCTGCACTCACACGCGGCACGGCTTCTTTATTGGCACAACACTGCAAAGACGGAAACTTTGAGGGACAGCTCTCCTCAAGTACCTTCCCTACCTGCGCGTATG
This genomic stretch from Candidatus Poribacteria bacterium harbors:
- a CDS encoding site-specific DNA-methyltransferase, which translates into the protein MPKQNFNEKLIALLKKNPDFVDESGELLPAAVKDYAWKLDPNLIRLLLSDPAIKSTFFDEIDGHWVFNHNTFIDYINQKNFLANSYTQFRNKIGLDIDGKFLRERGEVSLVWPYKDCVLEGGQTKEEEKRKEIFFNEILAQDEINQMFDPKVTTNWKRHTTAGEQDVTDIQRDENGTIRENLIIKGNNLIALHTLKQQFRGRVKLIYIDPPYNTGSDSFGYNDTFNRSSWLTFMRNRLEAAKELLTDDGVFFASCDDNEHAYLKVLMDEIFGNKNFVTNFVVIRAEGGGLAKQVVKGHDYLLTYAKNIEKFEPLRKPKDIRGKIVEKDGKKYWIEEDWLRIEFGKYGTCYYEDIERIKGKDKKDEIDKGIEDGQYILLNKGKNKTIVGRYRALDEDGSKFYSVLKHLNADGKNELKDLMGEDIFAFPKPTALLKEIILGATFFKKDKDAIILDFHAGSGTTAHAVLELNKQDNGNRKFILVEQMDYVESVTIPRVEKVMRKQDSGNFIYCELMQYNQTYMDKIQAAQSSEELVALWRDIAENSFLNWYVNAETPQEAIDDFNAIDDLEAQKHLLAELLDKNQLYVNLSEIEDADFAVGEADKALNRAFYGK
- a CDS encoding tetratricopeptide repeat protein, encoding MNEAIRLDPDYAGAYNNRGNAYFQKGEFDDAVQDYSKAIELIPDYTEAYSNRGNAYNGKGKIGLAIKDYDTAIQLKPDYAEAYCGRGNAYTDKNQLDAAIKDLNKAIELNPELAAAYNNRGNVYAQNDEYDLAIQDYDKAIKLNPTLAIAYNHRGITHHQKGNSAEAIKDLDTAIELNPNDGEVHFNLGNIYQDNGDSDLAIAAYTTAIKLKFDRAGTYYSRGNAHRSKGDYRRAIEDYITETQLNPSFTDAYVNLGVAYRAVKQLDLAIESYAVMIALDPNSPLTYEAYNNRGLVYLDKRDFNLAIQDFEMAIKLQPEAVPGYVNRAAVYLSRNRWYLAIEDYTKVIELNPELVMAYYGRGTAWLSLREWEKAKTDLMTAKDKGLDITAAFHNIYRGVAAFEQKHGVQLPEDIVILLSSEVKPNKATIYNARGVAYVANGEFDKAIGAFTKAIELNSKDAGVYYNRGLIYCNQRKFREAITDFNMAINLKFDGPLVYFFRGIAHRGLLVFDKAIQDFNTAISLEPDYIDAYYKRGETYYNQNQFDFAIENYNRVIELNPEFASAYFNRGLAHHGKNDLERAITDYNKAIELNPKHAGAYYSRGNAYNHIGNFDLAIEDYTKAVQLTPDDAFIYNNRGVAYLKKGEVKRAIEDYTKAIALKPDDAGVYYYRGEARLHLQEWEKAKEDLMTAKNMGVDIVATFRNDYRNVAAFEQKHQVKLPKDIIALVRQGFRHRYPMVEKTLTPDGRNFESPEVLDLLQLFRDAGPPLGEYLKVSPSFGIETVPTEVFVVDGKTRDKLIAEHPASVNILKPFLQGSDIKRWQAEPQDQWLIFTYRGIEINDYPAIQRYLGKYKELLSKRGNEQEWYELQASVEEAEHFAQPKLVCPNLYNEQTFAVEAEGLYCGYTCYVIPTDEKWLCGLLNTLPVEWFYSQVSKQLDGGKLEARSDYIKQIPVPDIDATQIDLVRKLVDYLIYLKKQPTINSKDLADSRDFAVLRYFEWIINGLVYEFYMPDLLQNADRDIFTHLIAEQLPEIDEIQGDKMSVFRSLYEHLYDREHPVRVNLFFQDSLRPIRIIEGKW
- a CDS encoding AAA family ATPase, with product MVKITKIEIKNFKAFRGPDIINLNENRQKGQNLLLYGENGSGKTSLYKALELFLESSENDSIEFIDHKNFSAIDDGNDGYVRLHFTPAPNLQKTTYKWSDSKDALDDTKVQPIREASKAKGFLDYKALLDTHYLHYKDDTVDVFDLMISTLLKNVINDISVPSRSFAEEWQDLSELLFPEQGEEEVEIPQQQFADFNTGIENILTRLKADANKILPKFGYENTVVELDLEYHEPKLNNDTNKYESPQILLTVSFLGSIRPKHHQFLNEAKLSAIALSIFFAGLQLQPPSDLKILVIDDALIGLDISHRLPLLDILDERDFAKYQIILMTYDRTFYEIVKKRKSGDTKWKAAELRCGKVDGYDIPVYVEDKTYLERAREYLDVNDYKACAVYVRTAYEATIKGYCEKNNIEVKYRENINELNSNDFWTLIRDRKVPDSKGNNKTKRLIKLALVKKIELARKFTLNPLSHANIVNIPRKELEDAIEAAEWLEDALA